The following proteins come from a genomic window of Thermoanaerobaculia bacterium:
- a CDS encoding ABC transporter permease — protein MPVPSETTVFYRNLRWLRFVDTFGRRGAGILDYLGGLAEMTARAVAGVFGKPFYAQEILHQMDESGVKSLGITNVTALFTGMVLALQTAYSLAAFGGKLFIGRVVSLSLVRELGPVLTALMVGGRVGAGITAELGSMTVTEQVDALRAMAVSPTKRLVTPRLIAVFLMLPMLTALADLLGILGGLLIAVTELSISASFYFNSIWNQLRISDIASGLGKSFFFAMEIALIGCYNGLNVKGGAASVGTATTRTVVSASISILVSDFFLTKLFLAL, from the coding sequence ATGCCCGTGCCGAGCGAGACCACCGTCTTCTACCGCAATCTGCGGTGGCTGCGCTTCGTCGACACGTTCGGGCGGCGCGGGGCCGGCATACTCGACTACCTCGGGGGTCTCGCGGAAATGACCGCGCGGGCCGTCGCCGGCGTATTCGGGAAGCCCTTCTACGCGCAGGAGATCCTCCACCAGATGGATGAGAGCGGCGTGAAGTCGCTCGGGATCACGAACGTCACCGCGCTCTTCACCGGGATGGTGCTCGCCCTCCAAACCGCCTATTCGCTCGCGGCGTTCGGCGGGAAGCTCTTCATCGGCCGCGTCGTGTCGCTCTCGCTCGTCCGCGAGCTCGGCCCGGTGCTGACCGCGCTCATGGTCGGCGGCCGCGTCGGCGCGGGGATCACCGCCGAGCTCGGCTCGATGACGGTGACCGAGCAGGTGGACGCGCTCCGCGCGATGGCGGTCTCGCCGACGAAGCGGCTCGTGACGCCGCGGCTCATCGCGGTCTTCCTGATGCTCCCGATGCTCACGGCGCTCGCCGACCTCCTCGGAATCCTGGGCGGCCTGCTCATCGCCGTCACGGAGCTTTCGATCTCGGCGTCCTTCTACTTCAACAGCATCTGGAACCAGCTCCGCATCTCCGACATCGCGAGCGGCCTGGGAAAATCGTTTTTCTTCGCGATGGAGATCGCGCTGATCGGCTGCTACAACGGGTTGAACGTCAAGGGGGGCGCGGCCTCGGTCGGGACCGCGACCACGCGCACGGTCGTCTCGGCGTCGATCTCGATTCTCGTCTCCGACTTCTTCCTGACGAAGCTCTTCCTCGCGCTGTGA
- a CDS encoding ABC transporter ATP-binding protein: MTTDAAAPPPATGPAIDLVDLRKTYEGRAVLAGASLTVERGETMVILGPSGTGKSVLLRHINGLTKPDSGQVFVFGQDIVPLSEEDLAPVRLRASMLFQGGALFDSMNVFDNVAFPMREHAEMSPKEIKDRVAEKLGLVGLPGTQRKMPAELSGGMRKRVALARSIALDPEIILFDEPTTGLDPINSEKINELIDDLNERLKATFVVVTHDIVSARVISDRVAFLHGGTFEFVGTFAEAARGAHPILSDFFRSQGFPAGTSASSEAWSAAEGDFA, from the coding sequence GTGACGACCGACGCCGCCGCTCCGCCGCCCGCGACGGGCCCCGCCATCGACCTCGTCGATCTCCGGAAGACGTACGAGGGAAGGGCCGTGCTCGCGGGCGCTTCGCTCACGGTCGAGCGCGGCGAGACGATGGTGATCCTCGGGCCGTCCGGCACCGGGAAAAGCGTGCTCCTCCGGCACATCAACGGGCTCACGAAGCCCGACTCCGGACAGGTGTTCGTCTTCGGCCAGGACATCGTCCCGCTGTCGGAGGAGGACCTCGCTCCCGTGCGGCTCCGCGCCTCCATGCTGTTCCAGGGAGGCGCGCTCTTCGACTCCATGAACGTGTTCGACAACGTCGCGTTCCCGATGCGTGAGCACGCCGAGATGAGCCCGAAGGAGATCAAGGACCGGGTCGCCGAGAAGCTCGGGCTGGTCGGCCTGCCGGGGACCCAGCGGAAGATGCCCGCCGAGCTCTCGGGGGGGATGCGCAAGCGCGTCGCGCTCGCGCGCTCGATCGCGCTCGACCCGGAGATCATTTTATTCGACGAGCCGACGACCGGGCTCGACCCGATCAACTCGGAGAAGATCAACGAGCTGATCGACGATCTGAACGAGCGGCTGAAGGCGACGTTCGTCGTCGTCACCCACGACATCGTCTCCGCCCGCGTGATCTCCGACCGCGTCGCGTTCCTCCACGGAGGGACGTTCGAATTCGTCGGGACGTTCGCCGAGGCCGCGCGCGGCGCCCACCCGATCCTCTCGGATTTCTTCCGGTCCCAGGGCTTCCCGGCGGGCACGTCCGCGTCCTCGGAGGCGTGGTCGGCCGCAGAAGGAGACTTCGCATGA
- a CDS encoding MlaD family protein → MTASSDIVRRRFRVGLVVFIALLAFATGIFMVGRRANLFTRKVDYRIHFQSAAGLTAGNAVRLAGVTVGNVTEVALSEKPGDSTVTVTVSIERKMTSRIRTDTTASIKTIGLLGDKYIDLQGGSETAAEIAPEGWIPAAKEAGIEKLLAGGEGLLGDLTEIARSLKVILGRTEKGKGLLGELTSDSAEGQQIGTNLNQTLRQLSVTLGKINSGKTLAGKLLADERYGRETGDALRRAIGSASRTFGLIADDLQNGKGALPALLADPEGKKKVYALIDNLSQAGVSLARVSADLDRGKGLLPVLLHDQEFASDFRRRVGDLTQHLDSISEKLDRGDGSVGKLINDPGLYDAANDIVVGINDSRLLRWLIRNRQKHGIRNRYDRAVVKEKGAPPPEAPEAPPPPEPQR, encoded by the coding sequence ATGACGGCTTCGAGCGACATCGTCCGGCGGCGCTTCCGCGTCGGCCTCGTGGTCTTCATCGCCCTGCTCGCCTTCGCGACCGGGATCTTCATGGTCGGACGCCGCGCGAATCTCTTCACGCGGAAGGTCGACTACCGGATCCATTTCCAGTCGGCCGCGGGGCTCACCGCGGGCAACGCCGTCCGACTCGCCGGCGTGACGGTCGGCAACGTGACCGAGGTCGCGCTCTCGGAAAAGCCGGGCGACAGCACGGTGACGGTGACCGTCTCGATCGAGCGCAAGATGACGTCGCGAATCCGGACCGACACGACCGCCTCGATCAAGACGATCGGGTTGCTGGGCGACAAGTACATCGACCTGCAGGGAGGCTCGGAGACCGCCGCCGAGATCGCGCCGGAGGGCTGGATTCCGGCGGCGAAGGAGGCCGGCATCGAGAAGCTCCTCGCCGGGGGCGAGGGCCTGCTCGGCGATCTCACCGAAATCGCGCGGTCGCTGAAGGTGATCCTCGGAAGGACCGAGAAGGGGAAGGGCCTCCTCGGCGAGCTCACGAGCGACTCCGCCGAGGGACAACAGATCGGGACGAATCTCAACCAGACGCTCCGGCAGCTTTCCGTGACCCTCGGAAAGATCAACTCCGGCAAGACGCTCGCGGGCAAGCTCCTCGCCGACGAGCGCTACGGCCGCGAGACGGGCGACGCGCTTCGCCGGGCGATCGGCTCCGCGTCGCGCACCTTCGGCCTGATCGCCGACGACCTGCAGAACGGGAAGGGCGCGCTCCCCGCGCTTCTGGCCGACCCCGAGGGGAAGAAGAAGGTCTACGCGCTGATCGACAACCTCTCGCAGGCCGGCGTGTCGCTGGCGCGGGTGTCGGCCGACCTCGACCGGGGGAAGGGGCTCCTCCCGGTGCTCCTCCACGACCAGGAGTTCGCGTCCGACTTCCGCCGGCGCGTCGGCGACCTGACGCAGCACCTCGACTCGATCTCCGAGAAGCTCGACCGCGGGGACGGATCGGTCGGAAAGCTCATCAACGACCCCGGGCTCTACGACGCGGCCAACGACATCGTCGTCGGCATCAACGACTCCAGGCTCCTGCGGTGGCTGATCCGGAACCGCCAGAAGCACGGGATCCGGAACCGCTACGACCGCGCGGTCGTCAAAGAGAAGGGGGCGCCCCCGCCGGAGGCGCCGGAGGCGCCGCCGCCGCCCGAGCCTCAACGGTGA
- a CDS encoding GDP-mannose 4,6-dehydratase yields MRLLVTGGAGFIGSQLADRRLAAGDRVTVIDDFNDYYDPARKRANVAAALSNPAYRLVEGDIRDRALVFSLFREGEFDAVVHLAARAGVRPSIQDPVLYEEVNCVASIHLFEAAARHGKPKFLFASSSSVYGVNSKLPFSEEDPISRPVSPYATTKRSGELLAFNFHHLDGLDVFCLRFFTVYGPRQRPEMAIAKFADALERGTEIPFFGDGSSRRDYTYIDDILDGVEAAIERCRGFEIVNLGGAHPISLAELVALLEKATGRRAILRRLPDQPGDVPATYADVEKARRLLGYAPKVPIEEGLARYVAWRRAGAA; encoded by the coding sequence GTGAGGCTTCTCGTCACGGGAGGAGCCGGGTTCATCGGATCGCAGCTCGCCGACCGGCGCCTCGCGGCGGGCGACCGCGTGACGGTGATCGACGATTTCAACGACTACTACGACCCGGCGCGAAAGCGCGCCAACGTCGCGGCGGCGCTCTCGAATCCCGCGTACCGTCTCGTCGAGGGGGACATCCGCGACCGCGCGCTCGTCTTCTCCCTCTTCCGCGAAGGCGAGTTCGACGCGGTCGTGCATCTGGCGGCTCGCGCCGGCGTGCGCCCCTCGATCCAGGACCCGGTCCTCTACGAGGAGGTCAACTGCGTCGCGAGCATCCACCTCTTCGAAGCCGCGGCGCGCCACGGCAAGCCGAAGTTCCTCTTCGCGTCATCCTCGTCGGTCTACGGGGTCAACTCGAAGCTCCCGTTCTCCGAGGAGGACCCGATCTCCCGGCCGGTCTCGCCGTATGCGACGACGAAGCGAAGCGGCGAGCTCCTCGCGTTCAACTTTCACCACCTCGACGGCCTCGACGTCTTCTGCCTGCGGTTCTTCACCGTCTACGGGCCGCGCCAGCGGCCGGAGATGGCGATCGCGAAGTTCGCCGACGCGCTCGAGCGCGGGACCGAGATCCCGTTCTTCGGGGATGGGTCGTCCCGGCGGGACTACACCTACATCGACGACATCCTCGACGGCGTCGAGGCGGCGATCGAGCGGTGCCGGGGTTTCGAGATCGTGAACCTCGGCGGCGCGCACCCGATCTCGCTCGCCGAGCTCGTCGCGCTCCTCGAAAAGGCGACGGGCCGCCGCGCGATCCTCCGCCGGCTCCCGGACCAGCCCGGCGACGTGCCGGCGACGTACGCCGACGTCGAAAAAGCGCGCCGTT